A stretch of the Microtus ochrogaster isolate Prairie Vole_2 linkage group LG2, MicOch1.0, whole genome shotgun sequence genome encodes the following:
- the LOC101984203 gene encoding vascular endothelial growth factor A-like isoform X3 — MTGAPGCPIWVWLAGSLTSVICSLPLQIMRIKPHQSQHIGEMSFLQHSRCECRPKKDRTKPEKCDKPRR; from the exons ATGACAGGAGCCCCGGGGTGTCCCATATGGGTATGGCTGGCTGGGTCACTAACCTCTGTGATCTGCTCCCTCCCTCTGCAGATCATGCGGATCAAACCTCACCAAAGCCAGCACATAGGAGAGATGAGCTTCCTACAGCACAGCAGATGTGAATGCAG ACcaaagaaagacagaacaaagcCAGAAAA ATGTGACAAGCCAAGGCGGTGA
- the LOC101984203 gene encoding vascular endothelial growth factor A-like isoform X2, with amino-acid sequence MTGAPGCPIWVWLAGSLTSVICSLPLQIMRIKPHQSQHIGEMSFLQHSRCECRPKKDRTKPENHCEPCSERRKHLFVQDPQTCKCSCKNTDSRCKARQLELNERTCRCDKPRR; translated from the exons ATGACAGGAGCCCCGGGGTGTCCCATATGGGTATGGCTGGCTGGGTCACTAACCTCTGTGATCTGCTCCCTCCCTCTGCAGATCATGCGGATCAAACCTCACCAAAGCCAGCACATAGGAGAGATGAGCTTCCTACAGCACAGCAGATGTGAATGCAG ACcaaagaaagacagaacaaagcCAGAAAA TCACTGTGAGCCTTGCTCAGAGCGGAGAAAGCATTTGTTTGTCCAAGATCCGCAGACGTGTAAATGTTCCTGCAAAAACACAGACTCGCGTTGCAAGGCGAGGCAGCTTGAGTTAAACGAACGTACTTGCAG ATGTGACAAGCCAAGGCGGTGA
- the LOC101983908 gene encoding vascular endothelial growth factor A-like: protein MNFLLSWVHWTLALLLYLHHAKWSQAAPTTEGEQKAHEVVKFMDVYQRSYCRPIETLVDIFQEYPDEIEYIFKPSCVPLMRCGGCCNDEALECVPTSESNITMQVGTCDIGGRERRRVGWYKDGH from the exons ATGAACTTTCTGCTCTCTTGGGTGCACTGGACCCTGGCTTTACTGCTGTACCTCCACCATGCCAAG TGGTCCCAGGCTGCACCCACGACAGAAGGAGAGCAGAAAGCCCATGAAG TGGTGAAGTTCATGGATGTCTACCAGCGCAGCTATTGCCGTCCAATCGAGACCCTGGTGGACATCTTCCAGGAGTACCCTGATGAGATAGAGTATATCTTCAAGCCGTCCTGTGTGCCCCTCATGAGGTGTGGGGGCTGCTGCAACGATGAGGCCCTGGAATGTGTGCCCACCTCGGAGAGCAACATCACCATGCAGGTAGGCACCTGTGACATAGGGGGCAGGGAGCGTAGAAGGGTAGGGTGGTACAAGGATGGGCATTAG
- the LOC101984203 gene encoding vascular endothelial growth factor A-like isoform X1, producing MTGAPGCPIWVWLAGSLTSVICSLPLQIMRIKPHQSQHIGEMSFLQHSRCECRPKKDRTKPEKKSVRGKGKGQKRKRKKSRFKSWSVHCEPCSERRKHLFVQDPQTCKCSCKNTDSRCKARQLELNERTCRCDKPRR from the exons ATGACAGGAGCCCCGGGGTGTCCCATATGGGTATGGCTGGCTGGGTCACTAACCTCTGTGATCTGCTCCCTCCCTCTGCAGATCATGCGGATCAAACCTCACCAAAGCCAGCACATAGGAGAGATGAGCTTCCTACAGCACAGCAGATGTGAATGCAG ACcaaagaaagacagaacaaagcCAGAAAA aaaATCAGTTCGAGGAAAGGGAAAGGGTCAAAAACGAAAGCGCAAGAAATCCCGGTTTAAATCCTGGAGCGT TCACTGTGAGCCTTGCTCAGAGCGGAGAAAGCATTTGTTTGTCCAAGATCCGCAGACGTGTAAATGTTCCTGCAAAAACACAGACTCGCGTTGCAAGGCGAGGCAGCTTGAGTTAAACGAACGTACTTGCAG ATGTGACAAGCCAAGGCGGTGA